A genomic window from Aquila chrysaetos chrysaetos chromosome 9, bAquChr1.4, whole genome shotgun sequence includes:
- the GP1BB gene encoding platelet glycoprotein Ib beta chain — protein MSSGILFLSLLGFLPLVIPTCPVPCKCATNIIDCTSKGLTVAKLPVAFRPSAEIIHLGYNKLTSIPNGLFDNLKSLQVVYLQGNPWECNCDILYLRSWLQWQQNRTLYRDVRCTSPAHLQDRIIAYLTEDEIISTCQYWYCSLALLSQLCLFILLFLQGILVIFIIVYLQKFRRMTAEAQSTTQDLYQHVDTWASSSRSPYNSD, from the coding sequence ATGAGCAGTGGAATTCTCTTCTTGTCCCTTCTTGGCTTCCTTCCACTTGTGATACCCACATGCCCTGTGCCATGCAAGTGTGCCACCAACATTATCGACTGCACGTCAAAAGGCCTAACTGTAGCAAAACTACCAGTTGCTTTCCGCCCTTCGGCTGAAATTATCCACCTTGGTTACAACAAGCTCACCTCTATTCCCAATGGGCTCTTTGACAACCTAAAGAGCCTCCAGGTAGTCTACCTGCAGGGCAACCCTTGGGAATGCAACTGTGACATCCTCTACTTGCGCTCCTGGCTCCAGTGGCAGCAAAACCGGACCTTATACAGGGATGTGAGATGTACCTCCCCAGCTCACCTGCAGGACCGAATCATTGCCTATCTGACAGAAGACGAGATCATCTCCACATGTCAGTACTGGTACTGCAGCCTGGCTCTCCTCTCTCAGCTCTGTCTCTtcatcctccttttcctccagggTATCTTGGTTATCTTCATCATTGTCTACTTGCAGAAATTTCGGAGAATGACCGCTGAAGCCCAAAGCACCACCCAAGACCTATACCAGCATGTAGACACCTGGGCATCTTCTTCAAGAAGCCCTTACAATAGTGATTAA